The following are encoded together in the Panicum virgatum strain AP13 chromosome 6K, P.virgatum_v5, whole genome shotgun sequence genome:
- the LOC120712465 gene encoding ATP-dependent 6-phosphofructokinase 5, chloroplastic-like, with product MAAAFKTSGGFCSTKQHQWQLSTRDQILHGSSHSNVKQCKSKKIKKPFPLCVKATSSKVELDFNDPSWKQEFQEDWEDRFNLPSITDIYDLKPRPTTFSLKKNRTPTGDENVDMWNGYVNNADRALLKVIKYSSPTSAGAECIDPDCSWVEQWVHRAGPRKEIYFEPEEVKAAIVTCGGLCPGLNDVIRQIVFTLETYGVKNIVGIPFGYRGFFEKGLKEMPLSRCLVENINLNGGSFLGVSRGGAKTSEIVDSIQARRIDMLFVLGGNGTHAGANAIHEECRKRKLKVSVVAVPKTIDNDILLMDKTFGFDTAVEEAQRAINSAYIEARSAYHGIGLVKLMGRSSGFIAMHASLSSGQVNVCLIPEVPFTLDGEFGVLRHLEHLLKTKGFCVVCVAEAAGQDLLQKSGATDASGNVIFSDIGVHMQQKIKMHFKDIGVPADVKYIDPTYMVRACRANASDAILCTVLGQNAVHGAFAGFSGITSCICNTHYVYLPITEVIKAPKRVNPNSRMWHRCLTSTGQPDFH from the exons ATGGCTGCTGCTTTCAAAACAAGCGGCGGTTTTTGTAGCACAAAACAGCATCAGTGGCAGCTGTCAACTAGGGATCAGATTTTACATGGTTCTTCTCACTCAAATGTCAAACAATGCAAAAGCAAGAAGATAAAAAAGCCTTTCCCACTCTGTGTTAAAGCTACTTCCTCGAAAGTGGAATTGGATTTTAATGATCCATCTTGGAAGCAGGAATTTCAGGAAGACTGGGAAGATCGGTTTAATTTGCCAAGTATTACTGATATATATGATTTGAAACCAAGACCAACAACATTCTCACTCAAGAAAAACAG AACTCCTACAGGTGATGAAAATGTGGATATGTGGAATGGCTATGTTAACAATGCTGATCGGGCACTTTTGAAG GTTATAAAGTATTCTTCACCTACTTCTGCTGGAGCAGAGTGCATTGATCCTGACTGTAGCTGGGTGGAACAATG GGTTCATCGAGCAGGACCACGCAAGGAGATATACTTTGAACCAGAGGAAGTAAAAGCTGCCATAGTTACCTGTGGAGGGCTCTGCCCTGGTTTGAATGATGTCATCAGACAG ATAGTATTCACCCTAGAGACCTACGGTGTTAAGAATATTGTCGGAATTCCGTTTGGTTATCGTGGTTTTTTCGAAAAGGGCCTAAAAGAAATGCCG CTTTCACGTTGTCTAGTGGAGAATATAAATCTTAATGGTGGAAGTTTTCTTGGAGTTTCTCGTGGTGGAGCTAAAACTAGCGAGATTGTTGATAGTATACAG GCCAGGAGAATTGACATGCTTTTTGTACTTGGTGGAAACGGTACCCACGCAGGGGCAAATGCTATCCATGAAGAG TGCCGTAAGAGAAAGCTGAAGGTTTCAGTTGTAGCAGTTCCAAAGACCATCGATAACGATATACTTTTGATGGACAAGACATTTGGTTTTGATACAGCTGTGGAAGAAGCCCAACGAGCCATTAATTCTGCCTATATAGAG GCCCGTAGTGCATACCATGGTATTGGTTTGGTCAAATTAATGGGGAGAAGCAGTGGGTTTATTGCAATGCATGCTTCCCTTTCAAGTGGGCAGGTCAATGTTTGTTTAATACCAGAG GTCCCATTCACTCTAGATGGAGAATTTGGTGTTTTGCGGCACCTCGAGCATTTGTTAAAGACAAAGGGATTCTGTGTGGTTTGTGTTGCAGAAGCTGCAGGACAA GATCTGCTGCAAAAATCAGGTGCAACTGATGCCTCAGGAAATGTGATATTTAGTGACATTGGTGTTCACATGCAACAGAAG ATTAAGATGCATTTCAAGGATATCGGTGTTCCAGCTGATGTGAAATACATTGACCCAACTTACATGGTACGGGCATGCCGTGCCAATGCATCTGATGCAATCTTGTGCACTGTGCTTGGACAAAACGCT GTCCATGGAGCATTTGCGGGTTTCAGCGGCATCACTTCTTGCATCTGCAACACCCACTACGTCTACCTTCCCATCACGGAGGTCATCAAGGCGCCGAAGCGCGTGAACCCCAACAGCAGGATGTGGCATCGGTGCCTCACGTCCACCGGTCAACCCGACTTCCACTGA